The Rhododendron vialii isolate Sample 1 chromosome 1a, ASM3025357v1 region ATTGTAATGTTATTTTGTCACTGTCGCGGTCGTCATTGTCTTCATTGTCCCTGTTTTGTCCGTCTCATCATTAGGTGTCGGCTGCGTGAATAACGTTGaaccacaaattttttttttttttccagttttgttGACGGCCAGGATATCCGGATCAACTAACtgcatcttaatttttttcctttccgaTTTGATCAAAAGTAGTACATCTACACCGAAACAAAGAAATTCATATGAAATAACTGTACTGCGGCCTGAGCATCCCCATGATCGAACCCTCGTCAATTCTGTGAGAAACAAACTCACAAACCAATTAAACTAACCATTAGGCTCTTGAACCACAAATTTGGCCCGGGATGCATGTTATATTCACAATCGGATTTTGGAGGACTCATCGGTGTTgtaaagcaaaaaaacaaaagagtgatctaaagaataaaaaaaacttttatcttctctattataaaatagaaggaTGTGGGGAtaagttgttggaacggcttagattcatttgatccaaaggctgtaatGCATCCTTCCACTTCCCGGCTAAATGTccatggttttcacctaaatcacacaactgctaTCTCATTCTGACTGAGATGCGTAGTGTCGTAGGCATTGGCTAGTATTAGTACATAAATAAATCAACAATACTACacatacaacaattcaaacacaacctctcacatacatgtggggcccacacataatAGTGTGTGTAGAATTCATATGTATGTGAgaagttgtgtttgaattattgtatgagtagcatttttgtacGTAAATCATAtatcaaatttattattttacgATAACAATAATTGAAACTATAATATAGGATAACAACAAGTGGAGTACATCATATACTTTTTGGGATACTTTAATTCAACATACATAAAAAGTGTATCACGAAAAttcttaaatgtttttttttgaagattactCTCGTGATTATTAAAAAGTTTGTTAGGGGCATGGCCACTGCTTACATGCATTTCCTGCATTCGTTCATGGTTGCATGCAAGTTTATTGAAAAGGTTTCATAGTAAATTAAAATGCGTTGGAAGGACAAATGCTTTTATATAGAGGTTAAGAAGCATATCATTCATCCAATTCTTTTGCATAATCTTTTGTCAAAGTATCTTAACTAGCCAGTGCAATTTCCAATTACGTAACTCAATTCTAATTCGTGTAATTTTGTGACACGACAGATTTCCAACAAATTATTTTATCAAATTATGTCACCTCTTATTTAAAATAATAGTTATCCATTCGACGAAGAAAGCGTAAATTTCAGGAGGGCTGCTttctcccccccccccgacaccccacccccccggcCCTACACCCCATTTCTCATATTACCCCTTCCCTCCTTCTCCCGCTCCTCCCTCctttcatttacttttttttttctttttttttcttctttatttgcttttgttttttttctctttatttccttttgattccttccattttgaatcttttttttattaatttaataatcttttctattttctttatttgtttcttttcccatttacctcccttctttatttttttttggttaactcaaattctattttcaattaaaattgactttatacttaataaatttatattattttaattagttaattagtcttaacaatgaataataaaaataacttgtaatgaacaataataaattgaaataaaatttcattttattataattgagtacatattgtcaaaacatgaaaatatataaaaacacaaattttaatcaatatctcctccaaatgcTGCTCCCGGCGTGCTTATACCCATTACTTCATACCACAATAGCAAACGTATTTCATAACTGGCAGCCCATCCTTTAGCTTCATCCGATGAATTCTCCTCCCACCATGTTgggatgggtggtacagggtaatgaggttctaagaaaatttgcacgaagtgattgttGTTAACACAGGCAATAGCAATTTCCCGGCGGTATTCGACTGGAACTGGAGGGGACCTCAATGGcaaatgagtaaaacaaccgtaaacatcctcatcaaatgtatgcagtacTAGGTTGTACCTTGTTGCGATGACAACTCCCAAAGTCATAGCCTCCATCCAATGATTCTCTGGTGCTGTAGGCTCGAATCAATTCAGTAAAATTAGTAGACGATTTGGCCAATCATCTGCTGGATAAATCACACTGTatagataataattttgttgaatttcttcaATAAGCTCCTCTCGTACTCGACTCCAATCATTTTCACTATACCCGATTAGTGCAGCTATTGCCTTGAATCCACAATGACCATCACCAAGCACGTCAACAGTGTGGGAAATATAACGCTGATAAGCCTGAAGTAATCGTTGAATGTAGCGATCAGTGATGGATGCAACTATAAATTGAGTGTTGCGAACCCCCGAACCCCTCCCACGTCTCCCTTTCCCTCTCACTCGCGATGTTGCAGTCCTTGATCCTGAAGTGGATGCTTCTGAGAAAGAAGGTATGCGACGTGTACTTTGCTCATCTCTACCTGTAGGTCGACCTCTATGTTCTGTGTTGTACGATGGAGGTCGAACTGTGCTACGAGATGGATCTGCCATATCGATAATCCTGTCTATGATATGCTCTCGCATAGGTGGATCCATCCCATCTAATATCTCAACGACCTGAGATGTCCTGTCAGATCGTGCTCCCTCCTCATTAAACTCGGTTGCGTGCATAGACAACCTAGTCCAATGAGCATGGATACTCCATAGCGGAATTGGAGTGGAAATAGAACGATAATATGCAAGatcgtgcatgcatggcaatccAAGTGTGATTTTGATCGTACAGTTGCAATGGGGGGGGATACTTCTAAAGCGGTTTCTAGCTGATCATCTATGAACTCCATTGCTTCTAATGAAATTTGACACCTTACCTGATCAAAAATGTCGTCACGTAATTGTTTGTGGCGTGGAATGTTCAATGATTTCTCGAACGACTTCTTAATTTCCccgaactgatttttcaacatcttttctattttatcaaaagatgtttgtAGCGATGACATGGTATCCCCCAACTATGTCTTTAGCCTCGCATGTGCAGACTCTGCTCTGTAATAGAATAATGCACTGTGTTTAAATAGAAaagtatcaaaaaatatttcctagTGTAGTAGAGAAATGCacaaaattttaatagtaaagTCAAAAAGCGATTTTAcctttgacttgaattgcttcCGAGGTGCATGCATGTATCTGTCCATGCTGAAACAAACCGCTCTTTGTACGACCTTAACCATGTTTGCCACAGGTAAGTTATGACATACGGGAACTGGCGAAAATCGTTGCACATGGCTTGCCACTTCTGTTCGAAAGACGAAGGTGTAGATGAATTGATAAGCGAGTGCCATGACTTGATGAAGCGCTTCCATTCCGGACCAAGCATACGGCTGCAGTTCTTCATGACGCACtgatttatgtgccaaatacacaAGATGTGACGTGCTGTAGGGAAACATGCTTCAATGGCGTTCATAAGCGCTAAATCCCGATCTGAAACAAACACCAATGGCATCGACGCCCCCTTTTGAAGCATCCAGTTTTTTAAGTTATTCAATGCCCACGTCAATGTCTCTTCTTTCTCATTACTAAGATAACCGAACATAAGCGAGTAAGTTCGccatgtggatgtgatacccacaaccTCCAATAGTGGTTTCCGATACTCATTGGTCTTGTACGTGGCATCAATGATTAGTACAGACGGAAAGTTGAAAGATAGCTCTAGACTCATAGGATGAACCCAAAtaatatctgtgatttcgttAGTATCCGGATTTgtaaaaaattgatggaggtaaTGTTTCTTAAGTAATTGACGTATGACATACTGAATAGGAGTTAGACCGTCCAGTTTAGCTGCTTTGTTTGTAAAAATAGTGTTATAAACGCTCTTGATTCCCGTAGTGTTTGACGGgtctttttgcttcaaaatattaagAATCTCACGAGGCGCAGTGCTTTTGGTCATGTCGgccacaaattgtttctctactggttttagccttgacgggtactcgTGGCCCTCAATATGTTTTGCTGTTTCATGGTTATGGACACCACTAATAACCTCTAAACCTCacttgataccgtatggatgttgtggtataccTCGCAGTTGAAATGGGCAATCGCATTTTCTAGTCCTAGTGTTTCTTTGCAAGGATTGCCCTTCAACCAGATACCGTGGCGGTTCAtactttcctcctctttcacAACCAAGAATGCACTTCGGCAATTTGCCGCCTTTTAACTTAGCAGAATTTAAAATAACCACCACAATACCATATTTTAGACCAACGCTCCGCGCCCAAGCTAACATATCTtctctactttcaaaaatctatataaaaaaaacgaaTATGTATAAATACAACATTAACCAATCTTAACATAAATAACGAATATGCAAAACAATAACAGTGAAAACTAACCTGGTCGGTGGTAAATTCTAGTGTATAATCGCGACTATTGTGGGAGACACTCTCCTCACTACGAACATCATTCTCAAatgaccaactatctgaaattgaaaagttatAGTCATCCATTGCTCCTTCCCGAATTTTCCGCTGCGGCgttcctaaaaaatttgacagatACACAGTCTGTGAGGAAAGCCTAAGTAACCATGCTAAATTTTCACCGAAAATCATTATTCTAAATTGTGTGGATTATGTTTGACATAGAAATAACCAGGAAAGTCTCAGGTCGGATGGTCGGACGAGTCCAATTAGAATCACCATTCCTTCCTTAGTCGGTATGAAGCCAGACTTGTTGACAAACTTTCGAGGGTGTTAGCCTCGGGTTACTCCATAATTGTAAAAACGAtcataaagcatagtgtcatatggacggacacctttggagtggaaaccacttatgctttagaccagtaattttagtagaataagtttTCTAGCTATCTTTAGTATTTTAACttaatatgcatttttaaacacaaaaataaaatataacagAAGGTTACGGTAGCTTACGGAAGATGAATGTGGCTATCGAACGAagagcatagtgtcacatggacggacacctttggagtggaaaccacttatgctttagaccagtaattttagtagaataagtttTCTAGCTATCTTTAGTATTTTAACttaatatgcatttttaaacacaaaaataaaaaataacagaaGGTTACGGTAGCTTACGGAAGATGAATGTGGCTATCGAACGAAGTGACTTCTTACGGTAagcttatggtagcttcgaaagagaaaagaaaatactttttttttctctcgaaaataaatattgactaaactactaaattttttggatcgagaggctGATCGGGTGGTGATTTGGTGGCGGCcttgggttgagtttcttgaagaattcaagaagaaactcaataataccaagaacaaagtaagaacaaagagcAAACACAAAGTTTCTGGAAAGGAAAGTTGGAGAGATTcaaggtgtgaattgaatggtttCACAAAAGAttctatttatagaaaaatgaggacctctctcctcaccccatatgccccccccccccccccccaatatTTGCTCTATGGTTAaagtctaattctaggttcaagtctaataaaaatatagttacaaaaataaatatttcaattttcaatctgtttgaactggtgcaaagatgttatttttctgatcatttcatcctaaatggttgtaataaatttttgcctccaaggcctttcaatgaacaccctaaaagagtcttgaaactaaataatgagttttagggtgtttgttgataagttttagagcaaaaaattcattatgaccatttaaaataaaatgatcaaaaaaatacgatttttGACCCGGtatatttatagaaattaaataaataagataaaattaattaaataaaaataaaatttaaaaggtgaaggtgttttaagaggggagggggggccGGGGGATAATCCGGGTTTTAAGGAAAGCCTGgggtttgattaaaaaaaaaacaaacaaaggtgAATGTGTTTTAAGAGAGGAGGGGGGGCCGGGGGATAATCCGGGTTTTAAGGAAAGGCTGGGgtttgattaaaaaacaaaaaaaaacaaaaagagaaggctGGGGGTGCcgggtaaaaacaaaaagggaaggcgggggggggggggggggggggtaaaaaaaagaggaaaacggCCGgataagaaaaagagaaaacaaaaatggaaggCTGGGGgggtaaaagaaaacaaaaaggaaaaggaaaagggaaaaagaaaaacaaaaatggaaggCTGTGGGGAGAGGGGGGCCgggtaaaaagaaaacaaaaaggaaaagggaaggCTGGGGGTAAGGGGTAAGGAGGTCAATTTGGTgtgtgttggggggggggggggggggggggggggggaatagcaattttcaaatttcagatacATTCCTTGTACTTTGACCGATTTTGATCAACTACATCCACTTCATTTTTAAACACTCACTCACACCTCTTAACTACTTTAGAACTATTACGAATTTCGTCAAAAGTAACGAAAAGACTGAAATACCTAGTCATATTCCCCTTTCATCATCCTTCGTGTAttgctcctctctttctctctctctctctctcgctatgGTTCCTCTTTAATGTTTGAAAGAGAAAGCTAGGGTTTGGAGAATTGCAAATCATTTGGTTGAAAGATCACAAGGTTGTGTTAGTAAGGTACGGTGATTGCCCTAAAGTCATCGTCTAGAGTTTTGAGTTGGGTTTTAAGTTGTGTACGTTACTGGGGCTTACATGCTTTAGGCTCCGTTTACAtgctttaggctccgtttcggaaaccgtcttaaaaaataagtacttattttgccacttcttattcaaaaaataagaagggtcattccacaaaattcaaataaaaagtttctttcacatttttaaactcaaaaataatgtaaatgaaaaaaaaaatccaatttcttttgcaccgtattaaatgagatctatcaaacaagatccgtagtgatagaaaaattatttgcgtaaacacatgatttttgaacttgaagttgccttatacaaaaaaataagactgttgccaTGATAAAGGGCGccgggggagggaaatcgtaccggccgCCGTGTCAGGCTGTCTTCGGCCACcagacagccgatccgagccgtccaaaaattccaaaaaaaaaaaaaacaaggggatatgacgggaatcaacggcatccgaggtgtgtagggtgcttgattcgagcactcttttttccgtgtatatatcgTATACACACGGAAAAAggatatatacacggaaaataggtgttcggatcaagcaccctacacacctcggatgccgttgattcccgcgtaggggccccctcggtttttttttatagaatttttggacggctcagatcggccgtcctgtggctggagacggcctggcacggccgccggtacgatttccctcccggcacctattggtacctatataaattcttccaaaataattaCCACCCTTCTTTTTtccggaacaacccttcttattcagcaaaaaataagttcttaactTGTTTCTGGAACACAGCCTtaatataccaaaaaaaaagaagataaaaatattGCTCATATTCATTATAAAGGAGGGCCCAATGCTTTGAAACCAACAACTTTTCACCTTTTGGAGATTTTTTAAGTTGTAGCTATTGTATTGTTGTCTGTTACCGTTTTTGGCTTTTTCAATATTACAATTTTGCAATTGCTTTTCCCTTTTGCAATCACAAGTTGGAGGTCAATCTACTCAAAAAACTTGCATTTTGTAATGCTctgtataaaaaagaaaatgacattAGATCTCATTTTCAATATTATGCGTATAATTATATTTAACTTACTGGATACCTTTCACAATTGTAAAATTGTCTTAACATAGATGATGGTATGCAGAGGAAGTTCACCACAATGGCACATGGGGACCGTTCCTCGATTTTGAGTCGAAGGGGAATGGGAGGAATAAGGAGAAGAGGCTATGGATGGTGCTCTGTTTTTTAATCCTACTAGTTGGAGGGATAGGATTTGAATAGTTCTCAAGGGAAACTGGTCTTATAGAATATGTTTTATGAGGGAAAGTTCCTGGcaactgtaacgacccgctccagCTGACCTACTAACTATTCGCCTaatcacgtggctcaaaaggttaacttcaagttatacagtagctggcCGGATTTCGTTATATGttaatttcatttcaatttcCCAGATGATGTGGGACATGGGatctcacaatctccccaccttatgatgcaacgtcctcgttgcattGGCCCAGCAACCTTGCCATGGTGTGGCACTTAGCTCTGTACAAGAGATCAGTGTACTCGTACCAAATTCTAAAGGTGGCCCCCAGCATGTAGACCAGggttatgctctgataccaactgtaatgACCCGCcccagctgacctgctaaccattcgtctaatcacgtggctcaaaagattaacTTCAAATTATACAGTAGATGGTTGGATTTCGTTACATCTTACTTTCATTTCAATTTCCCAGATGATGTGGGACATGGGgtctcacaatctccccaccttatGATGTAACGTCCTCGTTGCATTGGCTCAGCAATGGTGTGGCACTTAGCTCTGTACTGCAGATCAGTATACTCGTATCAGATTCTAAAGGTGGCCCCCAGCATGTAAACCAGGGTTGTGCTCTGATATCAACTATAACGACCCGCCCCAactgacctgctaaccattcgcCTAATTACGCGACTCAAAAGGTTAATCTCAAGTTATACTAGTTGAATTTCGTTGTATATTACTTTCATTTCAATTTCCCAGACGATGTGGGACATGGGGTCTCACACCAAcagaccattttttttttttgacggaATTTCTAACAGTTCCAAAGTAGTACGAAGTACAAGGGGAGTGAGTGTTTGAAGAGGAAGTGTAGGGGTATAGTTGGAAATTGGTCAAAATACAAGAGATGTATCTGAAATTTACTCGTGAAAAAATGCATACGTAAAAATCAGGAAGAACTATTTGTGATGTGAgtgcaataaaataaaatcaccaGAAAACTTCTCGTAATTACTGTATCTGCTAAGCTAACTACAAGGGGAGAGGATCCCGTCTAATCTCATTCTCTATCTAGCCTGGTCTAGttttggatcatttgtatgTCTTCTCTGGACCCACAATAATAATTTGAACTATTCACTTGTTGAGAACATTAACTacaccaaaaatcacgttgatcgaaTATCGCTTAACATAATATTGAAATGCATTGATCTTCAGATAATTATGTCAAATGGACTGCAATCCAgtattgtacatattttttttcttacaaatttaATGCCTCTCAAAATCATATTAAACGATATCCAATAACGTGATTAGATAGAAGGAACTGGCCATGGACGGATCCTACCCGGGCTACCCCTGGGCCAGATACGTCACACGGCGGTGGTCGTGACGAGCCACCGTCCACAAGCACGGTGTCAACGTGCCCAACTTGGCGTTCTCATCTCAACATGGGGtatcttttaaatattttctctACAAAATAACATTATCATTTCGGCCATTTGTTTATTAAAAGCCaaagaaacatttaaaaaattcacaaccaATCACTTTAACGACAAGTAACTTTCGCTGGTCAACGTCACCCAATTATTTTAAGCCACCTGTCCTTGCTCAAAATTCAAAGCATCCCCCTTACTTTTGTCGTTTTCTTTGGAGTTTGAGTTGACGTGGCAAGAAGCCCATGGTTTCGGTGGGCAATTTTACAAAGACACGTGCCGGGTTTTGGCTTCAATAATCCATGCAACCTCAAGACCTTGTTCGGTTAAcagttttgaattttagattctaattattattttatttttttaaaattattattcttattattttatttgtctatCTTCAGTAATTATTCATAATTTCAATTATTAGTCTATTTGTCTCTACACTTACAGTATTACCTACACATCCAAAATCTCACATAGAACAGGGTCCAAAAGTTTCTTAAAAAAGTACTCCTTCTGTTCTATATTGAGATACCACTTTAACTTTcattttgttgttatttttatcttgtttatatcttttaatttataatattttttatgattttaaaatttttgtacaataaaactaattgagatctatcaaataaaatttatattgaatatttttaacattatagattgaaagatataaaaaatttcttaaaatgtTCGGAATAGTAACATGGACACTCAATATGAAATGAATGGAGTATCTTCGAAAGTGAAATTAATAATAGATTGAGATACATTTTGATGTGCGGAATGTGAACATCTAAAGAAATCTGAACCAGTGATTTCTCTTTCGGAAATGTTATCGGGGAAAACCCTACGGGCTCCCTGCACTGCTCTTTTTGGCTCAAACTTTTGGGTGTCAAGGTGGAACGTGTGGCAAGTGCACGGATGTCTTTGTCTGTTTTTTCTTGTGTGGATTTGTGTGGGCGACACATGGTTTTGAGATGGAGCCCACACGGATAGATGAATTTCTCATGAGGAACACTCCTGCTAAAGTTTTGGATTAATTGtttaagtagagagagagagagagagagagagagaagaaaggagtGAGTTCAGGTGCATGGTGGGATTATAAAACAACCACCCAATCATCAGCCGACAGCTTAATTACTAAGAGTTATGAATAAGGGTTTGTCTATAGTTAGCCTAGAAAATGACAAGGGCATATAAAATTTTCTATGGCGAAGTTGTAGAACTAAGAAGCCAGATTTGTTGGTTTTCCAGACCAGCAACATTTCAAATTAAAGCCAGATGGATGATAATTTTACCATTACAACTCCATGAGGTTAATTAGTCGAGTTAAGAGTAGTACGTGCCTATGTTGTTTATGTCTTCAAGTTGACAAATTTGACTCTCCCAGTTATTGAAGATTTGTTTGACCGTTAACTTCGTAAGTTAGAATTACTCCCGGTACGACATAAATGGGTTTGCTAGCAAAAAGACGAATTCAACTGATATTTCAAACATAGTGGAGCGGTGAATATGCAGggtcaaaaacaaaaaattagtttcgaagggatttgaaaaataaaaataaaaattgcatGCATGAAAGTGAGAACTACGCACACTGTTTAATCCTAAGTGGTCGGCCTAATGTTCATGGAGGCCTATATGACTTTGGGGTTTGGCCCCTCTCCAATGTTTATAAGTTTGAAATGTCTAAGGTTTCTATTAACTCATATGGAGCCAATGCATACAGAGTCTGCTCTAACTTTAATTGAGCTGTCGCTAGTAGACGGTAAGAGTGATCCCCGGAATTAATTTAGGTAAAACGAAGGCCGGTTTGGATACATGAGTTATCAAACAGACAAAGttttccatatatggaaggCCCTAAGCAAATCCTAAATGGCCTAGCCATTGGGCCGCCACTGTCCCATCATTAGCATTTCTTCCGTGTGGGGTAAGTATGGGAGTGAGATGAGGGACCAATCCTGTTTAAAGTAGAGTTTTTGGGGGTGTGCCAACTGGTCTCGATCGTGGCAACACAGCTATCATGCTTAACGGATACTCTTTGCCACGTTAGCTTGCTGTGGGTCCACCTAGGAATATATGGGATTACGTGGAatggacgcgggggctctgctgcccaggggtgggcagcagcccctgcccacactcacacacactcacacacggcaccgtttcgttaaagaaaaaaaaaaaaattttccgcttgcaatcctaaggagcagaaacgtgattatgagagccttagagttaaaatttaattatgtctctttagaataatatgatcagaataataagatcttcacgtcaattcaaacggattgaaaattggagcacttaattttttaatcatattttttaatatataaacggtctaaaaaattaagtgtgccactttttaattcgtttgaacaagtacgaatatcttattattctaatcatattattttaaagagatataattaatttttgtctctaggactctcataattaagtatctgctctttatttaggatcctgtagatcagaaacgtgattatgagagtcctatcaacaaaagttaattatatctctttaaaataatatgattagaataataagatattcgtacttgttcaaacgaattaaaaagtggcacacttaatttagaccgtttatatattaaaaaatatgattaaaaaattaagtgctccaattttcaatccgtttgaattgacgtgaagatcttattattctgatcatattattctaaagagacataattaaattttaactctaaggctctcataatcacgtttctgctccttaggattgcaagcggaagagttttttttttttctttaacgaaacggtgccgtgtgtgagtgtgtgtgagtgtgggcaggggctgctgcccacccctgggcagcagagcccccgcgtccacGTGGAATGCCACGTTTGATAACTTGTTGGTAACCAGATTAGGATCAAACTGTAGTTATATTCATAGAGTAGATATGGTTCTGATTAATCAGCTATGTAATTTGTGCACTGTTTGGTAACTTTGGTTTTACATGCTTCTTTTGTTATGGAGCTTAATGGCGGTTTGCGTGTGCAATTTTCAGAAATAAATTCCCTCGTGTGTTAAACGAGACcaacagaagaaaaagaaggcgAACAAAGCAAGTGATAAtcataaatgaataattaagtGCTCACACAACTTGTTCTCCTCTACCCTCTCCGTCACACATTTATGAAAGACGTAGGAGTATCCGATTGTGAAAGACGTACATAGGAGTATCCAAAATTGCATTAATATCTTACACGCATATGTAGCTAGAAAACGAAAGAAGTATTGATCGAAACGTGTTCCAAGAGCACAACCCCAAAGGGTTCGGCCAAGTGGCCATGAGATAGCATTAAAATGTTTGTCTTCCATGATCAGATTGTTAACTTCAGAACCCCGGTATTAGTTAAGGTGTGCGAAAATAGGCTCCAACTAAAACAGCTTCTTCGTGTGGGCTGAACAGGCTCGCTGGCCCAGTTGGCTTTTCCATACGCTTGAGCAGTTTGAGTTGCGCCTGTAGGCTTATTAGTATTGGGCGTCATCACCAACACTTACGGCTGAGTGGCCCGTTTATTAACTGTAGTTGTGGTGTTGAGGATCTAATATTCGGGCCCAACATTATTGGTCATCCCCAACCTCGGAAATATTAAGAGAAAATTACCctcttaaaagaaaaagaattgatAG contains the following coding sequences:
- the LOC131330999 gene encoding protein FAR-RED ELONGATED HYPOCOTYL 3-like, which gives rise to MIFGENLAWLLRLSSQTVYLSNFLGTPQRKIREGAMDDYNFSISDSWSFENDVRSEESVSHNSRDYTLEFTTDQIFESREDMLAWARSVGLKYGIVVVILNSAKLKGGKLPKCILGCERGGKYEPPRYLVEGQSLQRNTRTRKCDCPFQLRAKHIEGHEYPSRLKPVEKQFVADMTKSTAPREILNILKQKDPSNTTGIKSVYNTIFTNKAAKLDGLTPIQYVIRQLLKKHYLHQFFTNPDTNEITDIIWVHPMSLELSFNFPSVLIIDATYKTNEYRKPLLEVVGITSTWRTYSLMFGYLSNEKEETLTWALNNLKNWMLQKGASMPLVFVSDRDLALMNAIEACFPTARHILCIWHINQCVMKNCSRMLGPEWKRFIKSWHSLINSSTPSSFEQKWQAMCNDFRQFPYVITYLWQTWLRSYKERFVSAWTDTCMHLGSNSSQRAESAHARLKT